A genome region from Populus alba chromosome 3, ASM523922v2, whole genome shotgun sequence includes the following:
- the LOC118034814 gene encoding calcium-dependent protein kinase 1 yields the protein MGNCNSLPSSSSTTTTDHHNTPSNGGIKVLPPTATPPPRSQHHHHSSASGSTAVGRVLGRPREDVRNTYVFGRELGRGQFGVTYLVTHKETKQHFACKSIASRKLINRDDIEDVRREVQIMHHLTGHRNIVELKGAYEDQHSVNLIMELCEGGELFDRIIAKGHYSERAAADLCRQIVTVVHNCHTMGVIHRDLKPENFLFLSTHEDSPLKATDFGLSVFFKPGDVFKDLVGSAYYVAPEVLRRNYGAEVDIWSAGVILYILLSGVPPFWGDTEQVIFDSILRGHIDFSSDPWPSISSSAKDLVKQMLRADPKERLSAVEVLNHPWMREDGASDKPLDIAVLTRMKQFRAMNKLKKVALKVIAENLSEEEIMGLKEMFKSMDTDNNGTITFEELKAGLPKLGTKLSESEVRHLMEAADVDGNGTIDYIEFITATMHMNRMEREDHLYKAFEYFDKDKSGYITMEELEQALKKYNMGDTKTIKEIIAEVDTDHDGRINYEEFVAMMRKGNPELAPTRRRK from the exons ATGGGAAACTGCAACAGCctcccctcctcctcctccaccaccaccaccgaccACCACAACACTCCTTCCAATGGTGGCATAAAAGTCCTACCACCAACTGCCACTCCACCGCCGCGATCTcaacaccaccaccactccTCGGCCTCCGGATCCACCGCAGTCGGCAGAGTCCTTGGCCGGCCGAGGGAGGATGTACGAAACACATACGTATTTGGTCGCGAGCTTGGTCGCGGCCAGTTTGGAGTCACGTACTTGGTTACTCACAAGGAGACTAAACAGCACTTCGCTTGCAAGTCAATTGCGTCTCGGAAGCTCATCAACCGTGATGATATTGAAGATGTTCGCCGTGAAGTACAGATCATGCATCACCTTACTGGTCACAG GAATATAGTGGAATTGAAGGGAGCTTATGAGGATCAGCATTCAGTGAATTTAATAATGGAGTTGTGTGAAGGAGGGGAGTTGTTTGATCGGATAATAGCAAAAGGGCATTATTCAGAGAGAGCCGCAGCCGATTTGTGTAGGCAAATTGTGACTGTTGTGCACAATTGTCATACAATGGGAGTGATTCATAGGGATTTGAAGCCTGAGAATTTCCTCTTTTTAAGTACTCATGAGGATTCGCCTTTGAAGGCTACTGATTTTGGGCTCTCTGTATTTTTTAAGCCAG GAGATGTGTTTAAAGACCTTGTTGGAAGTGCTTATTATGTAGCTCCTGAAGTATTGCGACGAAACTATGGAGCCGAGGTTGACATTTGGAGTGCAGGggttatattatatattcttcTCAGTGGTGTCCCACCATTCTGGGGAG ATACTGAACAAGTCATCTTTGATTCTATTCTCCGGGGACATATTGATTTCTCTTCTGATCCATGGCCTTCCATATCTAGTAGCGCCAAAGATCTTGTGAAGCAGATGCTGAGAGCCGATCCAAAGGAACGGCTTTCAGCAGTTGAAGTTCTAA ATCATCCATGGATGCGAGAAGATGGTGCCTCTGATAAGCCTCTTGATATTGCTGTTTTAACAAGAATGAAACAATTTAGGGCAatgaacaaactaaaaaaagtaGCACTGAAG GTAATTGCTGAAAACCTTTCTGAAGAAGAAATTATGGGCTTGAAGGAAATGTTTAAATCTATGGACACAGACAACAATGGAACAATCACTTTTGAAGAGTTGAAAGCTGGTCTTCCAAAACTGGGTACTAAGCTTTCTGAGTCTGAAGTGAGGCATTTAATGGAAGCG GCTGATGTGGATGGAAACGGAACAATTGATTACATTGAGTTTATAACAGCTACCATGCACATGAATAGAATGGAAAGAGAGGACCATTTATACAAGGCCTTTGAATACTTCGACAAGGACAAGAGCGG gtaCATCACAATGGAAGAGTTGGAGCAAGCCCTTAAGAAATATAATATGGGtgatacaaaaacaataaaagagatCATTGCAGAAGTTGACACAGACCAT GATGGAAGGATCAACTATGAAGAGTTTGTTGCCATGATGAGAAAAGGCAATCCTGAGCTGGCCCCAACCAGACGGCGCAAATGA
- the LOC118034819 gene encoding aluminum-activated malate transporter 9, whose product MGPFSSCKAWLWSVWDFAKEDSNRVKFAFKVGLAVLLVSFLILFRAPFHILGTNIVWSILTVAIMFEYTVGATFNRGFNRALGSLLAGILAIAVAQLALQSGRVSEPIIIGISIFLIGAIASFMKLWPSLVPYEYGFRVVLFTYCLIIVSGYRMGNPIRTAMDRLYSIAIGGFVAVLVNVLVFPIWAGEQLHKELVNSFNSVADSLEECVKKYLEDDGLDHPEFSKTLMDEFPDEPNYRRCKSTLNSSAKLESLAISAKWEPPHGRFQHFFYPWSEYVKVGAVLRYCAYEVMALHGVLHSEIQAPYNLRLTFHSEIHEAATHAAKLVRSLGKDIGDMKRSLKTSLLKKLHGSTERLQRAIDMHSYLLTCNFDPPDNSSKPLTKLSHAFSTTLYDPSNLLTEFDSSGTEKNSNQTNQNAPSGTPPQQTESFHEMMRKQSRRLHSWPSREVDAFEEEEGGLSMEEFLPRMRALEGTAALSLANFTSLLIEFVARLDHLVEAVDELSKMAKFKHEGV is encoded by the exons ATGGGACCTTTCTCCTCCTGTAAAGCTTGGTTATGGAGTGTATGGGATTTTGCCAAAGAAGATAGCAACAGAGTAAAATTCGCATTCAAAGTTGGCCTAGCTGTTCTTCTAGTGTCTTTCCTTATACTATTCCGAGCACCTTTTCATATACTTGGCACCAATATCGTCTGGTCCATCCTCACTGTTGCTATCATGTTCGAATACACAGTTG GTGCAACTTTTAATCGAGGATTCAACCGAGCTCTTGGAAGCTTGCTCGCAGGAATATTGGCTATCGCAGTTGCTCAGTTAGCTCTTCAGTCTGGCCGGGTCTCCGAGCCTATCATAATTGGCATTAGCATCTTTTTGATTG GGGCTATTGCATCATTCATGAAATTATGGCCATCACTGGTGCCATATGAGTATGGGTTCAGGGTGGTACTCTTTACCTACTGCTTGATCATAGTCTCTGGGTATCGGATGGGGAACCCAATAAGGACTGCGATGGATCGACTGTACTCTATTGCCATTGGAGGGTTTGTAGCAGTCCTAGTGAATGTTCTTGTTTTTCCTATATGGGCTGGGGAGCAACTGCACAAGGAACTTGTCAATAGCTTTAACTCGGTAGCTGACTCTCTTGAAG AATGCGTGAAGAAATATTTAGAAGACGACGGGCTAGATCATCCAGAGTTTTCCAAGACCCTGATGGATGAATTTCCAGATGAGCCAAATTACAGGAGATGTAAAAGTACCCTGAATTCCTCAGCGAAACTTGAATCCTTG GCTATCTCGGCAAAATGGGAGCCACCGCATGGCAGGTTTCAACACTTCTTCTATCCATGGTCAGAATACGTTAAAGTTGGAGCAGTTCTACGATATTGTGCTTATGAGGTCATGGCACTTCATGGTGTTTTACACTCTGAGATTCAG GCACCTTATAACCTCCGGCTCACATTCCATTCAGAGATTCACGAAGCAGCAACACACGCTGCAAAACTAGTGAGGAGCTTGGGGAAAGACATTGGTGACATGAAGCGAAGCCTCAAAACTTCACTGCTAAAGAAACTTCATGGCTCAACGGAGCGACTGCAACGAGCCATAGACATGCACTCTTATCTCCTAACATGTAATTTTGATCCTCCTGACAACTCTTCCAAACCACTCACTAAGCTCTCTCATGCCTTTTCAACCACCCTCTACGACCCGTCAAATCTTTTAACTGAGTTTGACAGCAGCGGTACAGAAAAAAACTCGAATCAGACAAACCAAAATGCGCCTTCAGGCACTCCTCCACAGCAGACAGAGTCCTTCCATGAGATGATGAGGAAGCAGTCAAGAAGACTGCATTCATGGCCATCAAGGGAAGTTGACgcttttgaagaagaagaagggggtCTTAGTATGGAAGAATTTTTGCCACGAATGAGAGCATTAGAGGGCACTGCAGCACTGTCACTTGCCAATTTTACTTCCTTACTGATTGAGTTTGTCGCCAGGCTTGATCACTTGGTTGAAGCGGTTGATGAGCTTTCAAAGATGGCCAAGTTCAAGCATGAGGGTGTATAG
- the LOC118034827 gene encoding uncharacterized protein, with product MDNRIRNLGFAADYPSNAFKILGSSLSVGAAGTKYSADTVLRLDSPGSSVPFGFSSKGIKRKWNLINGSMGQNVGSSLSLGLGRSSSSSDSKGSSATACSSMSSAIETDEESSMDLDFSLHLGNENMLSPKKPARSYLKGMEPKVDLELGLSTGPSESDVTHPPSSSPEFGFDMPLAMGGASNVNEGSTSCSWKSGITSLPLQISSTKEASFFFNQIPRTRDPTPSFPDHSSSVITTPKSSVTCTSGISQQQQPYQRGTSLKLCQVEGCGKGARGASGRCISHGGGRRCRKAGCLKGAEGRTVYCKAHGGGRRCEFLGCTKSAEGRTDLCIAHGGGRRCSHEGCTRAARGKSGLCIRHGGGKRCQKENCTKSAEGLSGLCISHGGGRRCQFLGCTKGAQGSTMFCKAHGGGKRCTAPGCSKGAEGSTPFCKGHGGGKRCAFQGGGVCTKSVHGGTNFCVAHGGGKRCAAPECTKSARGRTNFCVRHGGGKRCKFEGCGKSAQGSTDYCKAHGGGKRCSWGHPGSEYGNQPTGPCNSFARGKTGLCALHSGLVLDKRVHGGVTLGPMFQDPKISQSEKMKEVVTAEDMTIDIVKMGTSAAASTGRTTSDLKHFGDSSTPISVREAGLSSIPVFVSEGRVRGGSLMTMIAGGSGVGSSNNRVVAGDPSEPRKSYVIHQNWM from the coding sequence ATGGATAACAGGATCCGGAACCTGGGTTTCGCTGCTGATTACCCTTCAAATGCATTCAAGATTTTGGGCAGTTCGTTGTCTGTTGGAGCAGCTGGCACCAAATACAGTGCTGATACTGTCTTGCGCCTTGACTCCCCAGGATCTTCAGTCCCATTCGGCTTTTCTTCGAAGGGAATTAAGCGGAAGTGGAATTTGATTAATGGATCCATGGGCCAAAATGTTGGTTCTTCACTATCGCTTGGGCTTGGCCGCTCCTCAAGCTCTTCAGATAGTAAAGGGAGTTCAGCAACTGCTTGCTCATCAATGTCTTCTGCCATAGAAACTGATGAAGAGTCCTCGATGGATCTTGACTTCTCTCTCCATCTTGGCAATGAGAATATGTTGAGCCCAAAGAAGCCTGCTCGTTCATATCTCAAGGGAATGGAGCCCAAGGTTGACTTGGAGTTGGGTCTCTCCACTGGTCCTTCTGAATCTGATGTTACACATCCACCCTCAAGTTCACCTGAATTTGGCTTTGATATGCCATTGGCTATGGGTGGAGCATCAAATGTGAATGAAGGATCGACATCATGTAGTTGGAAATCAGGGATTACATCGCTTCCATTGCAGATTTCCTCCACCAAAGAGGCTAGCTTCTTCTTCAACCAGATTCCAAGAACTAGGGATCCTACTCCCAGTTTTCCAGACCACTCATCTAGTGTGATAACAACACCAAAAAGTTCAGTCACCTGTACTTCTGGGATAAGTCAGCAGCAACAGCCATATCAACGCGGCACTAGTTTAAAGTTATGTCAGGTTGAGGGTTGTGGAAAGGGTGCAAGAGGTGCTTCTGGCCGTTGTATTTCACATGGCGGAGGCCGAAGGTGTCGGAAAGCTGGTTGTCTCAAGGGAGCTGAGGGCCGAACAGTGTACTGCAAGGCCCATGGGGGTGGTCGCCGCTGTGAATTCCTTGGTTGCACAAAAAGTGCAGAAGGTCGAACAGATTTATGCATTGCGCATGGTGGTGGCCGGAGATGCAGTCATGAGGGCTGCACTCGAGCTGCCAGGGGGAAATCTGGTCTGTGCATCCGACATGGTGGTGGTAAGAGGTGCCAGAAAGAAAATTGCACGAAGAGTGCAGAAGGCCTCTCTGGTCTTTGCATTTCGCATGGAGGTGGTCGTCGATGCCAATTCTTAGGATGCACCAAAGGAGCACAAGGGAGCACTATGTTCTGCAAGGCACATGGTGGAGGGAAACGCTGCACGGCTCCAGGATGCAGCAAGGGCGCTGAAGGGAGCACACCTTTCTGTAAAGGCCATGGAGGAGGCAAAAGATGTGCCTTCCAAGGTGGTGGGGTTTGTACTAAGAGTGTACATGGAGGGACCAACTTCTGTGTGGCACATGGAGGTGGAAAGAGGTGTGCTGCACCTGAGTGCACAAAAAGTGCAAGAGGACGGACAAATTTTTGTGTCCGCCATGGTGGTGGAAAAAGGTGCAAGTTTGAAGGATGTGGCAAAAGTGCACAAGGCAGCACTGATTACTGCAAGGCACATGGTGGAGGAAAGAGATGCTCTTGGGGTCATCCTGGATCAGAATATGGTAATCAACCTACTGGTCCTTGTAACTCATTCGCTAGGGGTAAGACAGGTCTCTGTGCCCTTCACAGTGGCTTGGTACTGGACAAGAGGGTTCATGGTGGTGTAACATTGGGACCTATGTTCCAGGACCCCAAGATTAGCCAGTCTGAGAAGATGAAAGAAGTTGTCACTGCAGAGGACATGACCATTGATATTGTGAAGATGGGTACTAGTGCAGCGGCTTCAACAGGCAGAACTACTAGTGATTTGAAACATTTTGGAGACTCAAGCACTCCTATATCTGTCAGAGAAGCAGGTCTCTCATCAATTCCGGTTTTTGTATCAGAAGGCAGGGTGCGTGGTGGCAGTTTGATGACAATGATTGCTGGTGGTTCTGGTGTTGGCTCAAGCAACAACCGAGTTGTAGCTGGAGATCCATCAGAGCCTAGAAAATCATATGTGATTCATCAGAACTGGATGTAA